Genomic segment of Triticum aestivum cultivar Chinese Spring chromosome 6A, IWGSC CS RefSeq v2.1, whole genome shotgun sequence:
caaaacatgaaatttagCCACCCCCTGCTCCTCTCGTGAGCGCTTTGGGATAGCACATGTGCGGGGAAGGAACACTATTttcttttttcaaatatttttttgtttttttttgcgctTGACTAAAAATGTTTGTGTTATTAAAAATCAAAATTTATAACCgttcatgatttttgaaaaatGATTGTGAGCTAAAAGAAATCTCTTGAATTTGAAAAATGATGGCAGATTCAAAAATTGTGAAAAATATTCTTGAATTCGGAAGATGTCTGAGAATTACAGAAAAATATTTgcgaattcaaaaaaatcatgaattttaaagtCTGTgcattcaaaaaaatattcatgagttcaaaaaaatgttcacaaatttcaaaaaaagttcatggattccaaaaaaattcacaactttcaaaaaatgttcatgaagttCAAACTATGTTCACTAATATCATAAAATGTTCGGAAGTTAAAAAGATGCTCATAAATTTCAGAAACAATAAATAATTCCAACACATGTTCACGAACTCAAAAAATGTTAGTCAGTTAAAAAAATATTCACaactttcaaaaaaaatcacgAGTGTGCAAACatcttcaaaaatttcaaaaatgaTTCTTGAACTCAAAACGTGTTCACAACTTTTTTTAAAAATTCACAAATTTGTCGTCGCCAGATCAAGGATTTTGAGTTTTCACCCTCGAGAGAGTCCGAGATCCCAAAAATAATGCCTTAGCAAGACCATTGCGAGGTACAACCAATGAAGGCCAGACATTGGCTTTCACCCTGGAAATCATGGCTCGGTACTtgagtagccccccccccccccccaaatgttGTCCACCTGTGTTTGCTGCCCCCTCCGGCCAAGACCGCCGTTGCAAGTCCTCAACACCCGACACATAGGAAAAAACATGTGCCACCGTTCTTTGACGACGCAACCAAAACTCCCCTCCGCCATTACAATTTTTGATTGCAACCACCATGACTTTCTTCACCACTGTCAACGCCCTGGAAATCAATATTTAGACATGTCCCATGACACTGACAAGAGAGCGAAGCTTCGCACCACACCCTCATGAAGCCTCTCCGGCCGAAGATGAGGGCGTGCCCGACTAGATCAATTTCGATCTAGATATCCAGTGGCGCTATGGGCCAAAAACTGAGATCTCCGAGAGGAAGACCGGAACCCGTCGGTGTCCAGATTGAGGAGACCGGCCTGAAGCAGATCAAAGTTTTGGAGCTCGAAGAACAGTAGGGCCAACCACCACGGAGCTCCCCTGAATCCGGACAGACCAGATCTGGGCAGTGCCCGGCCTCTGCCAACCCATTCGAGAGCCGCCGCTGCAAGTCCTCGGGCACCGCACCGCCAGCCCAAGGTCGGGCGAGGTAGCCATCGGCGCACCGGACATGACCACTCGCGAGGAGGAGGACGTCAGCAGCCCTCTCGGTTGTGCCCCTGAATGGGACAGACTACCGCTGGGCAGCAAGGCCGACTTCCCAGTTCACGCCAGCCCTCCTCGCCACGAGCACCATCGCTCGAGATGGACGACCTCTAGGGGACGATGCGGGAGCccaactgatgcggagcatcccaaggtcttccccatggacctaccatcgtctcatcaagtgcctagtggacccatgactcgatcacgtggaagagctcttgagaccgaggtgacatctatgctctcacaattccacttcgatgaccatgagacatggctacgacctcaaacggagacattgtgcatactcaggtatcaaggagttagccatggagacaccaaggagcaaggagaatccgaagaggaagatggacgtgaagatggAGAAGGAAAGATGATCGTCAGCAGAAGCCCGGAAGTTTCGGACCGCCGTCTGGACGATCCGGCctcagcccggatgatccggaccccggcccggacgatccggataaTATGCCCAACGACTCCCGAAGCGTCAACATGAAGCCAGGTCATCCGGACCCAGGCCCGGATCATCCGACCacacccggacgtccggaccaggtcccggacatccggccctcccgcagctgctccaacacaaCCGGATCATCCGGACGCCGACCCGGACCATCCGGACCCCCGAAGCCCGGATCGTCCGGACCaactcccggatcatccggccaccacctgcgtgcgtgacttgggccgaggcccgtatACCCGTTTcatcccctcacttaccccttcagcccttgggctataaatagatcttctcctccccatttttagggttagcaaaggtttagctcatgtttatgtgagagctttgctcatccacttggttaccttctccacggagattcgagcctccaccggagaagatcccccaagcggattcaagacccctttttagggaagaactcaagacctcctcacggagaagaccggctacccttgtatcatccttagttgtTCGTGAATCGTGTATCTTTTCTTATGTACTCGAGGGTCTAgaccatgtgtgacttattcgtgtcggtttagtgtttcctctcgtgtttctcattgtgatttctctccgttcttccccgtatTCTTCGTGATTTTCGCGGGATCCGctcatttcgtgaaagatcgggcgattagggccTCTACCCTACATCACCAACTGCTGGCGCTGAAGCCCCCCGCAACCACCAGTGTCCCGATCTGTCCAATCTAGCCGTCGTCGCGCCATGGGAGACCACCACTGCGTAGCCCAACGCGCTTGAGCGTGACGACCGCGTCACCGTCTCCCAACACCTGCTACCACGCCGCCGCACCCCACGCCAACGCGCCGTCGCTGCCCACCGCCATCTCCCCGCGCAAGACGACTTCGAGCGGGAGGTGAGGaagtccggccgccgccgccggcggcggcctgGCTTTGCCCGGCGACACATCACGGCGGTGGCGAGGACAGGGGATGGAAAGGGGGGCCAAGGGCCGGCCGGCGGCGCTAGGGTCCCCCCGGTCGCGATGCGGGCATGGCACGGGAGGGATATGGTTTGTACCATATTAAGCGAATATACTCCCACGATTATCAAGTATCAATAGCCGTGTCCGACCCGGTCTAACACTATGTGCAAGGTGTTAATTTCCACACAGATATTTGCATATGTGTGATCACCAATCCACCATTCCTAGCGTGAGGTCGAGGGTGATCCGTTGCTCTCTGAAGTGTCTGTTACGACAGGCAAGACGGCCAGACGATCGACGGCTTCCACACGCATCTCTCATTTACTAGTCTCACTGGCTATGAACGACGACTCCACGTTACAAACAATCAGTCGCACTGCCTGTAAAATAGTAGTGCTCCTCGCCACGGTCGTTTTCTCTGAAGCCTGTAGCTATAGCGCTGCACTTTCGCCATGCATCGCTCGGTTGCCAAGCTCGCCTTGCTCCTCGCCACGGTCATCttctccgtcgccgccgctcatgCCCGGCAGCTCCAGCTGGCCCATGCGGCTGGCGCGAGCTGCTTGCCGCACGAGAGAGACGCATTGCTGgccttcaagcaagccggcaacgACACCTACGACTTCCTCGCCTCGTGGCAAAGACGGCACAAAGATTGTTGCCGGTGGAGGGGTGTCACCTGCAGCAACGAAACCGGCCATGTGATCGAGCTTGACATTGGTGTCACCTTTTTGGAGGGCAAGATAAGTCCTTCCTTGCTTTCTCTCGAGCATCTTGAGTACCTAAATCTCAACAACACCAACCTACTTGGACCAGACGGTACTTCTTTGTTCCCAGAAATCTTGTGTTCTTTAAGCAACTTGAGGCACCTCGATCTCTCAGGGACACGATTCTCTGGTAGATTGCCAGCTCAACTTGCCAACCTTTCAAATTTGGAGTACCTCGATCTCTCAGAGACATCCCTGCACGGGCCTAATGGTCGCGCTCCAGAGTTCTTGCCCCGTAAAAACTTGAGACATCTCGATCTCTCAGGCACACAGTTCTCTTGGAGAGTTTCTCCTCAGCTTTTCAACCTTTCAAAGTTGGAGTATCTCGACCTCTCCCACACTAGCATGTCGGGTATACTGCCGCCTCAGCTCGGAAACCTTTCAAACTTGCGACACCTTAGCCTCGGTTTCATGCAAGATATACACACATCAGATATCTCATGGTTAACTCATCTCCATTTCCTGGAATATGTTGACATGAGTAATATAAATCTCAGCAGAGCGGATGTATTTCTCGTGGCCAACACAATACCATCTCTGAAGGCCCTTATTCTTATCAGTTGCGCACTTCCAAATGCAGACCAGTCGCTTACGCAAGTAAACCTCACGAAACTAGAGCAGCTTTATCTCTCTGGAAACTATTTGGGCCACCGAATTGAAACATGTTGGTTCTGGAACCTAACAAGCATCAAGGACCTAGAACTCGAATCAACCTATCTTTATGGTCCATTCCCTGATGCACTAGGAGGTATGATATCCCTCCAGCGCATGAATTTTAACTATAATGGTAATTCAGCCACAATGACGGTGGACTTGAAAAATCTATGTGATTTAGAGACCCTATTGCTCGATAGGAGTCTTGCATTTGTGAACCTGACAGATTTCGTGATGAAACTGCCACAATGTTCGTCCAATAAATTGAAGATGTTGAGCTCAAACCACAACAATATGGCAGGAGTGCTGCCAGATATGGTTGGGCACTTCACCAGCTTGAAGTCCCTTTACCTTTATAATAATAGCATTACTGGAGCTATACCAACTGGTTTAGTGAATTGTACTAGTTTGCGAACAGTCGCTCTCGGTTTGAACCAACTAAGTGGGCAGATACCAACATTGCCGAGAAGCCTCACCCAAGTGGACTTATCCATGAACAGCTTGTCAGGACCTTTGCCGTCAGATTTTGGAGCTCCAGATCTTACAGTACTAAGTCTATCCTCCAATTACATCACTGGTCACGTTCCTAGTCCTATTTGCAAGTTGCAAAACCTAGTTTTCTTGGATTTGTCCCAGAATAGGTTTGAGGGAGAATTTCCCAGGTGTTCTTCAATGCCAAACTTGATATTCGTACACTTAAGTAACAACAACTTCTCCGGAAATTTCCCGCCATTCCTCCAAAACTGCTCGCAATTGACTTTCCTTGATCTTGCAATGAATGGGTTCGATGGAGCACTACCAGTATGGATCGGAGACCTAGTGAACTTGCGGTTTGTCCAGCTAAACCATAACATGTTCTATGGGGATATTCCAGCTAACATCACAAGTCTTGTACTACTTCAACTGTTCAGTTTAGCGAGCAACAATATATCAGGATCAATTGCATCATCCTTGTCAAAATTAATAGGCATGACCCTGAAACATCTGCCAAGATCTGAACCACAGTGGTTTGAATTCACAGGCTCTACAGATGAAATGCTGCCCGTGGATATTTTGTCTGTGGTGATGAAGCAGCAAGAACTTAAGTTTAGAGGTGCTGCATTTACTGACATCGTCAGCATTGATTTGTCGCTCAACTACTTGACCGGTGAACTTCCAGATGATATAACTTCTCTGAATGGACTGTTGAGTTTGAATTTA
This window contains:
- the LOC123130151 gene encoding receptor-like protein EIX2, giving the protein MHRSVAKLALLLATVIFSVAAAHARQLQLAHAAGASCLPHERDALLAFKQAGNDTYDFLASWQRRHKDCCRWRGVTCSNETGHVIELDIGVTFLEGKISPSLLSLEHLEYLNLNNTNLLGPDGTSLFPEILCSLSNLRHLDLSGTRFSGRLPAQLANLSNLEYLDLSETSLHGPNGRAPEFLPRKNLRHLDLSGTQFSWRVSPQLFNLSKLEYLDLSHTSMSGILPPQLGNLSNLRHLSLGFMQDIHTSDISWLTHLHFLEYVDMSNINLSRADVFLVANTIPSLKALILISCALPNADQSLTQVNLTKLEQLYLSGNYLGHRIETCWFWNLTSIKDLELESTYLYGPFPDALGGMISLQRMNFNYNGNSATMTVDLKNLCDLETLLLDRSLAFVNLTDFVMKLPQCSSNKLKMLSSNHNNMAGVLPDMVGHFTSLKSLYLYNNSITGAIPTGLVNCTSLRTVALGLNQLSGQIPTLPRSLTQVDLSMNSLSGPLPSDFGAPDLTVLSLSSNYITGHVPSPICKLQNLVFLDLSQNRFEGEFPRCSSMPNLIFVHLSNNNFSGNFPPFLQNCSQLTFLDLAMNGFDGALPVWIGDLVNLRFVQLNHNMFYGDIPANITSLVLLQLFSLASNNISGSIASSLSKLIGMTLKHLPRSEPQWFEFTGSTDEMLPVDILSVVMKQQELKFRGAAFTDIVSIDLSLNYLTGELPDDITSLNGLLSLNLSWNHLSQKIPAKIGDMKSLESLDLSRNNISGEIPTSLLDLTYLSSLDLSYNNLAGRIPTGRQLDTLYAEDPSMYDGNSHLCGLPVQRNCSGNSPPEHGNHQRSENAYEPVMFFYIGLASGFVVGLWLVFCAFLFKRAWRHAYFRLFDKLCDKVYVFVVVTWGRINTKATAS